The stretch of DNA TATACTATTTCAAAAAGTACGCGGGACCACGCAGATCCAGAAAACGACATATATTGGAAGGATTTAGAGGAAGAAAAAGAAATCGTCGATTTTATCCTTGAAGATCATACCGGAACAGCTCATATACAGACGGATGGTTCCGAGGTTTCACTCACACATGACTCGAGACACACAACTTCTGATTCATCCTCAGCCACGACTACTGTCACAGGGGACCCGATTCCGTTTGATCTGATGAAATTCGATTTTGATGATAGGCTACGATTTAAAGAGGGTACAATAAAGCCAGGTGACTGGATATTTGTCATCGGAAAATTCGGTGATGGGGAAATGAAAAATGGCCCAGTGATTGATTCGAATTCCAAGGAGATAGTGTACATTTGTGATAAAGATGCAAAAAATGAGATTGGCAATTTACGAACACCGGCAGTTACGGGGTTCATATTTGGCTCAGTTTTCATACTCTTCTTAGCCACATATATTATTTTGGAAGTATTATAGTGATGTTCAGCATCATGGAGAGCTATATTATTTGAGTTTAAAAGTTAGTATTGTCTACAAACCCGAGTTCCTCATCCGTTTCAGAAAGCGACTTGACATCCTCCCCTCCCTGAGGAGCGGGGCTTTCTCCTTGGTTCACCGTAAACGAGCTGTTGCGATCACGCGGTTTCTCTCGACCGAAACGTACAGACCCGTGGTCGCTGTTTCCACCGTATGGCAGAAACTGTTGCTGATCTCCGAAACGAAATCCGCCAAGCCGTGGGACGGTACGAACGAATCGAATCAACCGCGTTCACCAAAGAAGCACTCGCCGCAATCTGTGAGGCGTTTGGAGCCGAAATTACGGACTCGAGATTACCACCAAAATCGGAGATGCGATCCACTATCCTGAGTGAAATAGACTCCGCAAACACGGCCAGTCCGGACACCCTCGAGCGATCCTTCCGGAAAGCAGAACTCGAGGCTATCAGAGACGCACTGCAAGACGAGTGACTGGACGATATTAGATTCCGTTCTGTTAGTGAGCGTTCCGCCTCGAGAATCGGTTTAACGACTGTATAGGTAACCATTGGGAGCCGAAACCGTGCTCATAATGCAACCATCGACACACCGAGACGACCGACTGGAGACTGCCCTCGAGCCACCAGCACAGACGACCACCGGATAACAGGGTGACCGTTTCAAACGCATTATGAGCCGACATAGCCGCGGACAGAACGCAAAGACGCGATCGATCCAGAACAGCGTACAGGCCCTGCTGGTGCTCGCCGGTATTGGACTGCTTGTCGCCGGACTGGCACTCGCTGCAAGCGGTGCCTCGATCAACGGTGCAATGAGTACCGTTAGCGAGGAGTGGGGCGACTCTGAGAGTACACCAACGGAGTCACCGGCGGACGACGACGAAGATGCTGACGCCGACGAGGATACCAGCGAAGACGACAGCGGCGACAGTGACGATGGAGCGGATGACAACCAGGAAGACGACACCGACAGTGGCGACGACGAACAGGAACAAAGTGACCCCGATGAAGACGAGGAGGATGCAGTTGACGACGGAGATGAAGACGGGGACGAAAGTGATGCAGACGATAATGAATCCACAACCGATACCCAGACAGTAACGACGGTCATCGAAGACGACTCCGGTGACCCGCTCGAGAACGCCACCGTGGCGGTCACTGGAACAGACAATGTCAGCAACGAAAGCGACGTCAACGACGATGGTGAAGCCGTCTTCGAACTCCCTGATGGCGAGTACGAACTCACGGCGATGGCTGACGGCTACGAAGACGCCGATGACGATGTCGAAATTGATGGCGAGGATGAGGTCGTCGTGTTGACGCTCGAGGCCGAAGACGCAGATGAAGACGACAGCGATGACGACGAACAGGAAACCGATGATGATGACGGTGAGAGTGACGACGATGCGGATGAAGACGACTCGAGTATGCTCACAGCGCTCGTCGTCGACGATGATGGAGACGCAATCGATAACGCGACCGTAGACGTCGACGAGGGCGGACTGTTCGGTGAGAGCGAACGTGAAGACGTAAACGATGATGGCGAAGCCGTCTTCGAACTCGAGGATGGGACGTACGAACTCACAGCAACTGCAGGTGACTACGAGGACGCCACAGACGAAGTCGAAATCGACGGCGATGACGAGGTTGTTGTGCTGACGCTCGAGGGCACAGAGGAATAACAGTTGCCGATTTCGGTGAGCTGAGCCATCAGCGAGTGATTCCAGCCCCTGTGTTGGATGCAGGGCGCGAATTGGGTAGCGCTACGCAGCGACTCTACGCTTTTTCCTCTTTCAACTGGAACTGGATACCACAGTGAGCGGGTCTGAAAAATCCTCGAGGTTTGTGAGTGAGTCGGCTGAGCGGGCGTTCAGAGGTCGCTAAACGCCTCTTGCAAGATGTAGTAAGACTGTTTCCGGCGCTCGTGGTATGGCGGCTCTTCCCATGTCTCCCAACTGAACTCGACTGCGGAATCGAACGTGAGTGTTCCGTCTTCAATTGCCGAGAGCGAATCCGTGATATTGAGGTTGGATTCGAGGTCGGTTGCGTCGCCGTCATCATCGGGATTGAACGTCACCGCAGTGAGAGAGATGTGGTCGATGGATCCACCGATGAACTCGCCCATCTCGAGGTCTTCTTCCCAGAAGTCAGCGATGACCTCCCGCTGGCTTGGGTCCCCGAAATTGAGGAGAAGCCACGGGAGTCGGATCTCGATCATGTTTTCTTCGGGGGTGACACAGACGTCCGTCAGTGAATCGAAGTCGTCGCTTGCTGGGTCGCCATTTCCAAAGTGTAGGGCACCAGTATCATAGCTCTCGAAGTCAATCGTTTCGCCCGTGCTCGGGATCGTGAGTTCCTTGTTCAGCGCGAGTTGTATATCATGGAACTCACCGGTGTCTTTCTCGCCAGCGTACTCCTCCTGAGGGAGCATCTCGAGTTGGTCTGCGTAAAAGTAGTAGAAAATGTCGTAGTAGGCGTCAACAACCACTCGAGAGTCGTCTGGACCGGAGAGGTGAACGAGAAAGTCTACTCCGTTGTTCGTCTCGAGATCCGTGTTGTATGGGATTGTCGTGTTTCCCTGGTTGGGGATTGTGTCAAGGAGAACAAGCGTGTTCATCGCGTCCCAGTCGACCTCGGACCCGAGGTCCTCGTAGTCAAGTCGGAGGGACAGATACCGACAGTCCGCAGCCGCGGTAAGCCGAGTCAGTGTTCGACCCGCGTCGTACCCATCGTCGAGTGAAACAGGGCTGAACGCGTCGCTGGCCGTGTCGAGGGGAGTTGCACTCTCCCACTCTTCAGGGTCTCCGGAGAGCGTGATCATGGAATCTTGATCCTCACCAGGATCGAACGTCAGGACGCCAAACATCTGCTCGTTGGTTTGTACGTCAGACCAGAATGGACGACGATACGGGTCCATGTAGTCCATTGTGTTCCAAGTGCGCTTGAACCACTCATCCTGCCACGTGAAGACGAGGCCGCCAAGCGTCTCTGCGTCGACGATCTGTTCGTAGAGTTCGACAACCATCTCACCCTGCGTGCGTTCGTTGTGCCCCCCTTGGTGAAACCCGTGGACGTGTGTGTGTGCGTTCTCCCTCGCGAAGAGGGAATACCGAACTCACCGATGAGAACAGGATAGTCGTTTGCCCCAACGAGGTCCTCGAGGTAGCCCCGATAACTACTTTCCTCGCCGGCGTCCGTGACGTAATTGACGTACTCCGGTTCGTGATTCAAAAAATCCGGGTAGTAGGGGTAGACATGGTATGTTGCGAAAAGACCACGATCGAACTCGTCAGTCGGATAGATATGATTAAGCGTGATGCTCGAGAGATCTTCCGTCTCAGAGGGTTCAGCAGGCTGGTCTAAGTGGTCCGTTGTCGGCCAGTTTGTGAAACTCAGGGGGCGTAGATCGCCGTATTCCTCATATTCGTATGTCGCCGTATCATCCATCCGTGCAGCTAACCAGTGTTCGAACGGTGTCGCGTCTTCCGTCTGGATGAAGGTCCCGTCGTACTCACCGAGGTCATCCCCATGCGTTTCGTCCGTATCGTAGACTACTTCAGGGTCCCATTCGATGCCAATGATGTAGCCGAGGACATATGGTGACACGTCGGCTTGGTACTCTCCACTCGCGTGTCCAGCTTCTGCGGGCAGAGACAGATTCCCGTGAACCGCGTCAATAATGTGTTGGATCCCCTCTCGGTGGTCGTCAATAATCGCAGAATCGAACGCATCACGTTTCTCGTGCAGTGTCGCTTCAGTGATCCAGTTACCGTGCAAGAGGAAGAGGGGATCCTCGTTACTCTCGTTATGTTCTGCTAACGCCTCGTAAAACACCGGTGGGTGAAGGGTATATGTTCTGATGACATTAGCGTTCATCTCCGAAATTCCGTCCAGCCATCGACTGTATTCCGATTTGGAGATTGCTGCCTCGCCGGGAAATCGCCCGGGTTTCGCCATACCGAGGTTTACGCCATGAGCGAGAACCTCTTGCCAATCTTCGTCATCTCGTCTTACCAGAAACGTATCGTCAGTCACTCTCGACTCGAGGTTCTGTGGTTCTGGTGGTGGCGACATGTCAGCACAGCCGACAACAACTGATCCAAGAGAGGCTGCCCCGACCATTTGAAGGTACTCGCGACTATTCATATCCTATTACAGTAATTGAGATAGAGGCATAATTATTGCGCATATGCCGCTCAGACCCCAGTATAATGGCCATCGAGTATTTCATAAAGTAATTAATGTTCGTAAAGAGTTACTTCGAACACAACCCATAATTGACTCACTACTCCCATGTTAGATCAAGTCAGCTAGAGGTCACATTCACACGCTGTACTTGTCAGCTAGAAGTTGTCATG from Natronolimnobius sp. AArcel1 encodes:
- a CDS encoding carboxypeptidase regulatory-like domain-containing protein yields the protein MSRHSRGQNAKTRSIQNSVQALLVLAGIGLLVAGLALAASGASINGAMSTVSEEWGDSESTPTESPADDDEDADADEDTSEDDSGDSDDGADDNQEDDTDSGDDEQEQSDPDEDEEDAVDDGDEDGDESDADDNESTTDTQTVTTVIEDDSGDPLENATVAVTGTDNVSNESDVNDDGEAVFELPDGEYELTAMADGYEDADDDVEIDGEDEVVVLTLEAEDADEDDSDDDEQETDDDDGESDDDADEDDSSMLTALVVDDDGDAIDNATVDVDEGGLFGESEREDVNDDGEAVFELEDGTYELTATAGDYEDATDEVEIDGDDEVVVLTLEGTEE